A window of the Acidobacteriota bacterium genome harbors these coding sequences:
- a CDS encoding efflux RND transporter periplasmic adaptor subunit has protein sequence MAVKSSRIWLATLAALAVLVGWTWRRSSERAVIEVRTAKVSKQDIHSGVITSGQAEPVAFRELRTEISGLLRRLHVNIGDRVRAGSPIADLSAPELQSELAQASAELATAAEQKRVWERGGTPAQLLELQTQINLAKKSRDQSESLVQQNERLAEKGAIAKLELEQARQRLTRANDDLELLEGKWRLRSDADALKHIDAQLEAAEAARNLANSRLRAASVLSPMEGIVYSLPFRVGDHAGSHEVIARVGDTRQMRVRIFVDEPDLGRVALGQDVQLQWDGLPGKLWTGKVEQIAFSVEKRADRTGGEVVASVENPSGELLPNTNLTVEIITEGKQAVLTIPREALEGDGDHRSVYVLRGDQVEMRSVVIGLMNTTRAEVIDGLNEGEEVALLADRVLRNGMRARRTGP, from the coding sequence ATGGCAGTGAAAAGCTCTCGAATATGGCTGGCGACCCTCGCTGCATTGGCGGTGCTGGTTGGCTGGACATGGCGGCGGTCCAGCGAGCGTGCTGTCATTGAAGTACGCACGGCCAAAGTTTCCAAGCAAGATATCCATAGCGGCGTGATTACCAGCGGACAGGCCGAGCCGGTCGCCTTTCGAGAGCTGCGGACGGAGATATCGGGTCTGCTGCGCCGCCTGCACGTCAATATAGGAGACCGCGTCAGAGCGGGATCACCTATCGCTGACCTTTCCGCCCCTGAACTCCAATCCGAATTGGCCCAAGCCTCCGCGGAGCTTGCGACGGCGGCGGAACAAAAGCGCGTATGGGAACGGGGTGGCACCCCGGCTCAGTTGCTCGAGCTGCAAACACAGATCAATCTGGCAAAGAAATCACGCGATCAGTCGGAATCTCTTGTGCAGCAAAACGAGCGACTGGCGGAAAAAGGCGCCATCGCAAAATTAGAGTTGGAGCAGGCTCGTCAGCGATTGACGAGAGCCAATGATGACTTAGAGTTGCTGGAAGGGAAATGGCGGCTGCGCAGCGACGCCGACGCACTCAAGCATATCGACGCACAACTGGAGGCAGCGGAGGCGGCACGTAATCTCGCTAATTCCAGACTTCGCGCCGCATCCGTGTTATCGCCAATGGAAGGCATCGTCTATTCTCTGCCGTTCCGTGTCGGTGATCACGCGGGCTCGCACGAAGTGATCGCACGCGTTGGCGACACTCGCCAGATGCGTGTTCGCATCTTCGTCGATGAACCTGATCTCGGTCGCGTCGCGTTGGGTCAAGATGTGCAACTCCAATGGGACGGCTTGCCTGGAAAACTTTGGACGGGAAAGGTAGAGCAAATCGCCTTTTCCGTGGAAAAGCGGGCAGACCGGACGGGAGGCGAGGTCGTCGCCTCAGTCGAGAATCCATCCGGAGAGCTGTTGCCCAACACCAATCTAACCGTTGAAATTATTACTGAAGGCAAGCAAGCCGTTCTCACAATTCCGCGCGAAGCGCTGGAAGGAGATGGCGACCATCGATCCGTTTATGTCCTCCGCGGCGACCAAGTGGAGATGCGATCTGTGGTAATTGGATTAATGAATACGACACGCGCAGAAGTGATCGACGGCCTTAACGAAGGCGAAGAGGTTGCCCTGCTCGCCGACCGCGTGCTGCGAAACGGAATGCGTGCCCGGCGAACCGGACCCTAA
- a CDS encoding sugar transferase, with amino-acid sequence MFTRRANLLWVLLILSELILVAFSFQLAYFARAIAPEFQEFYLAAGTFTGLLLSAAGLWAATGMALGQYAGPHKFDALRSASQTTKQTFWFSLFIVSTIYVIKLGEVSRLFVGLFLITNYFLQLGYRLAAHRMREFLQSGLSQPQRFLIVGTGPKALEVLRSLNKNAEKGDRVIGLVREDDGSGPIDLVCREELGRDYPLYELGDVQRLLEEHIIDEILFAVSKQQLERLEELFLLCEEQGVRTRVLVDFFPHFRSEITLDRLDDLPLLTFSTTPVNEYLLFVKRAIDLGLALFLLSLLSPLLALITLMIRLTSRGPAIFRQVRCGLAGRRFVFYKFRSMNAEAEQERQFLEHLNEMDGPVFKIKADPRVTAMGRFLRKTSLDELPQLFNILKGDMSFVGPRPPLPEEVLRYEKWQRRRLRMKPGLTCLWILEGRNDLSFARWMKLDMDYIDHWSLSLDIKIILRTIPRVLTGRGAS; translated from the coding sequence ATGTTTACTCGCCGCGCCAATTTGCTGTGGGTCCTGCTGATCCTCTCCGAGTTGATCCTTGTCGCCTTCTCATTTCAGTTGGCATACTTCGCCAGGGCCATTGCTCCGGAATTTCAGGAATTTTATCTTGCCGCAGGGACATTTACTGGACTGCTCCTCTCGGCGGCGGGGCTATGGGCCGCTACCGGAATGGCGCTAGGCCAATATGCTGGTCCGCACAAGTTTGATGCGCTGCGGTCAGCCAGCCAGACTACCAAACAGACTTTTTGGTTTTCCTTGTTCATCGTTAGTACCATCTACGTCATCAAACTTGGCGAAGTAAGCCGCTTGTTTGTTGGATTGTTCCTTATCACCAATTACTTCTTGCAGCTTGGCTATCGCCTTGCGGCGCACCGCATGCGCGAGTTTCTCCAGTCCGGCTTATCGCAGCCACAGAGGTTTTTGATTGTTGGCACCGGTCCGAAAGCGCTGGAAGTGTTGCGCAGCCTGAATAAGAATGCGGAAAAAGGAGATCGTGTAATTGGTCTGGTGCGGGAGGACGACGGCAGTGGCCCCATTGATTTGGTGTGCCGTGAAGAGTTAGGACGAGATTATCCACTGTACGAACTGGGAGATGTCCAGCGCCTTCTGGAAGAGCACATCATTGACGAAATTCTCTTTGCCGTGTCCAAGCAGCAGCTCGAGAGACTGGAAGAGTTATTCCTGCTTTGCGAAGAGCAGGGAGTGCGCACGCGGGTTCTGGTGGACTTCTTTCCGCATTTCCGTTCCGAAATTACGCTGGACCGCCTGGATGACTTACCCTTATTGACGTTTTCCACCACACCGGTTAACGAGTACTTGCTATTTGTGAAGCGAGCCATTGACCTGGGGCTGGCGCTCTTCCTGCTTTCTCTGCTCTCTCCACTTCTGGCTTTGATTACCCTGATGATTCGCCTGACCTCACGAGGGCCAGCGATATTTCGTCAAGTCCGCTGCGGGCTGGCAGGCCGCCGTTTTGTTTTCTACAAATTTCGTTCCATGAATGCGGAGGCGGAGCAGGAACGCCAGTTCCTGGAGCATCTGAACGAGATGGACGGTCCGGTCTTTAAGATCAAGGCTGATCCCCGCGTTACGGCAATGGGTCGGTTCCTGCGCAAGACCAGCCTTGACGAACTCCCTCAGCTTTTTAATATCCTCAAGGGGGATATGTCTTTCGTCGGGCCCAGGCCGCCGTTGCCGGAAGAAGTTCTCCGCTACGAGAAATGGCAGCGCCGTCGGCTGCGCATGAAGCCTGGATTAACTTGTTTGTGGATTCTGGAAGGTCGCAACGATCTGAGCTTCGCCCGCTGGATGAAGCTGGATATGGACTACATCGACCATTGGTCCCTGTCGCTTGATATTAAGATTATTCTGCGCACGATCCCGCGCGTATTAACAGGTAGAGGCGCAAGTTAA